A region from the Pseudomonas sp. P8_229 genome encodes:
- a CDS encoding sulfite exporter TauE/SafE family protein: MLLASLFGVVMGLILGLTGAGGGILAVPALVLGLGWSMTQAAPVALFAVGSAAAVGAIDGLRHGLVRYRAALLIAALGAVFSPLGIYFAHQLPEKILMILFSLLMVMVAWRMLRRERQQEGPSDHGHASWGQKNCMLNEQTGRFDWTAKCTATLAALGAVTGVVSGLLGVGGGFLIVPAFKQLTDVQMRGIVATSLMVISLISVIGVIGSFHAGVRIDAQGAAFIVASVVGMIIGRKLCARVPARALQVGFASVCLVVAGYMLLRA; encoded by the coding sequence ATGTTGCTGGCAAGTCTGTTTGGCGTGGTGATGGGGTTGATTCTCGGGCTGACCGGGGCGGGCGGCGGGATTCTCGCGGTGCCGGCGCTGGTGCTCGGCCTGGGTTGGAGCATGACCCAGGCCGCGCCCGTGGCGTTGTTCGCCGTGGGCAGTGCGGCGGCGGTCGGGGCGATCGACGGTTTGCGTCATGGTCTGGTGCGCTATCGCGCGGCGCTGCTGATTGCCGCGCTCGGCGCGGTGTTTTCGCCGTTGGGCATCTACTTTGCGCACCAGTTGCCGGAGAAAATCCTGATGATCCTCTTCAGCCTGCTGATGGTCATGGTCGCCTGGCGGATGTTGCGCCGTGAGCGCCAGCAGGAGGGGCCGAGCGATCACGGTCACGCGAGCTGGGGGCAGAAGAACTGCATGCTCAACGAGCAGACCGGTCGTTTCGACTGGACCGCCAAATGCACCGCGACCCTCGCGGCATTGGGTGCGGTGACAGGCGTGGTTTCGGGGTTGCTCGGCGTCGGCGGCGGCTTCCTGATCGTGCCGGCGTTCAAGCAACTGACCGATGTGCAGATGCGCGGGATCGTTGCGACGTCGCTGATGGTGATCAGCCTGATTTCAGTGATTGGCGTGATCGGATCGTTTCACGCAGGCGTGCGGATTGACGCACAGGGTGCGGCGTTTATCGTGGCCAGCGTGGTCGGCATGATCATCGGCCGCAAACTGTGCGCCCGGGTTCCGGCGCGGGCGTTGCAGGTTGGGTTTGCCAGTGTGTGTCTGGTGGTCGCCGGTTATATGTTGCTGCGCGCCTGA
- a CDS encoding FAD/NAD(P)-binding oxidoreductase, with protein MNDQHWGSSISADIVVIGGGTAGIGFVASLLKRDPTLKITVIEPSAQHYYQPAWTLVGGGAYDVKDTARPMSQVMPRQATWIQAAVTAIDPDARQLTLNDQRRVTYQNLIVCPGLRLAWEKIEGLQESLGQYGVTSNYSYQHSQYTWDQVQKLRGGKALFTQPAMPIKCAGAPQKALYLSCDHWRKTGVLNNVEVEFNLAGAALFGVATFVPPLMKYIEKYNAQLAFNSNLVKVDGPAKTAWFEVKDADGNVTREAKTFDLLHVVPPQVSPDFVAQSPLADAAGWCEVNPHSLQHPRYPEVFGVGDICGTTNAKTAAAVRKQVVVVAENLLALRKQQPLPLKYDGYGSCPLTVEKGKVILAEFGYGAKLLPTFALDATVPRRSAWFLKATLLPWFYWNGMLKGREWLTGLSKVD; from the coding sequence ATGAACGATCAACACTGGGGCTCATCCATCAGTGCAGATATCGTGGTCATCGGCGGCGGCACCGCTGGCATCGGCTTCGTCGCCAGTCTGCTCAAGCGTGATCCCACTCTGAAAATCACCGTGATCGAGCCGAGCGCCCAGCACTACTACCAACCGGCGTGGACGCTGGTCGGTGGTGGCGCCTACGACGTCAAAGACACCGCTCGACCGATGAGCCAGGTGATGCCGCGTCAGGCCACCTGGATTCAAGCGGCGGTAACCGCTATCGATCCGGATGCCCGCCAACTCACGCTCAACGATCAACGCCGCGTCACCTACCAGAACCTGATCGTCTGCCCCGGCCTGCGTCTGGCCTGGGAGAAAATCGAAGGCCTGCAGGAAAGCCTCGGCCAGTACGGCGTGACTTCCAACTACAGCTATCAGCATTCGCAATACACCTGGGATCAGGTGCAGAAACTGCGCGGCGGCAAGGCGCTGTTCACTCAGCCGGCGATGCCGATCAAATGCGCCGGCGCGCCGCAGAAGGCGTTGTACCTGTCGTGCGATCACTGGCGCAAAACCGGCGTGCTGAACAACGTCGAGGTTGAATTCAACCTGGCCGGCGCGGCGCTGTTCGGCGTCGCCACGTTTGTACCGCCACTGATGAAATACATCGAAAAATACAACGCGCAACTGGCCTTCAACAGCAATCTGGTCAAGGTCGACGGCCCGGCGAAAACCGCGTGGTTCGAGGTCAAGGACGCCGACGGCAACGTCACCCGTGAAGCGAAAACCTTCGATTTGCTACACGTGGTGCCGCCGCAAGTCTCGCCGGATTTCGTCGCGCAAAGTCCGCTGGCCGACGCCGCTGGCTGGTGCGAGGTCAATCCGCACAGCCTGCAGCATCCGCGTTACCCGGAGGTGTTCGGCGTAGGTGACATCTGCGGCACCACTAACGCGAAAACCGCTGCTGCCGTGCGCAAGCAGGTGGTTGTCGTCGCCGAAAACCTCTTGGCCCTGCGCAAGCAACAGCCGTTGCCACTGAAGTACGACGGTTACGGTTCGTGCCCGCTGACGGTGGAGAAGGGCAAGGTGATCCTCGCCGAGTTCGGCTACGGCGCAAAGTTGCTGCCGACCTTCGCCCTCGATGCGACCGTGCCGCGCCGTTCGGCGTGGTTTCTCAAGGCGACGCTGCTGCCGTGGTTCTACTGGAACGGCATGCTCAAGGGCCGCGAGTGGCTGACCGGCCTGTCCAAAGTCGACTGA
- a CDS encoding ArsR/SmtB family transcription factor, with the protein MQSSLTECEVAQLRASASKACALLKALANEDRLLILCQLTQGERNVGELEKMTGVRQPTLSQQLGILRDEGLVATRREGKYIFYGLASPEVIQVMKTLSGLYCGAVLKSWGHP; encoded by the coding sequence ATGCAATCCAGTCTGACCGAATGTGAAGTCGCCCAATTGCGGGCGTCCGCCTCCAAGGCCTGCGCGCTGCTCAAGGCGCTGGCCAACGAGGATCGGCTGTTGATCCTGTGCCAGTTGACCCAGGGCGAGCGCAACGTCGGCGAGCTGGAAAAAATGACTGGTGTGCGCCAGCCGACCCTGTCCCAGCAACTGGGCATCCTGCGCGATGAAGGGCTGGTGGCGACCCGTCGCGAAGGCAAATACATTTTTTACGGCCTGGCCAGTCCTGAAGTCATCCAGGTGATGAAGACCCTGTCCGGGTTGTATTGCGGGGCGGTGCTCAAGAGCTGGGGTCACCCATAA
- a CDS encoding MBL fold metallo-hydrolase: MPAQIEAFLDPASSTYSYVVYEDDGGQCAIVDPVLDYDGAAGRTCTAQADKIIAFVREHRLQVQWLLETHAHADHLSAAPYLRRELGGKIAIGESISKVQNVFKALFNLEPEFCVDGSQFDHLFAPNEAFMIGNLKATALHVPGHTPADMAYLIDGEQILVGDTLFMPDVGTARCDFPGGNAHQLFNSIHKLLAFPASVRLYVCHDYPPEGRAAHCQTTVGEQRKSNIHVHDGIDEAAFVEMRTKRDAGLGMPTLLLPAIQVNVRAGNFPAAEDNGVVYLKIPINKL, translated from the coding sequence ATGCCCGCGCAGATTGAAGCTTTCCTCGACCCCGCCTCCTCGACCTACAGCTACGTGGTCTATGAAGACGATGGCGGGCAGTGTGCAATCGTTGATCCGGTACTCGACTACGACGGCGCTGCCGGTCGCACCTGCACCGCGCAGGCCGACAAGATCATCGCGTTTGTGCGTGAACACCGCTTGCAGGTGCAATGGCTGCTGGAAACCCACGCCCACGCCGACCACCTGTCCGCCGCGCCGTACCTGCGCCGCGAACTGGGCGGCAAGATCGCGATTGGCGAGTCGATCAGCAAAGTGCAGAACGTGTTCAAGGCACTGTTCAATCTGGAACCGGAATTCTGCGTCGACGGCTCGCAGTTCGATCACCTGTTCGCGCCTAACGAGGCGTTCATGATCGGCAACCTCAAGGCCACCGCCCTGCACGTCCCCGGCCATACGCCGGCAGACATGGCCTACCTGATCGACGGTGAACAGATTCTGGTTGGCGACACGCTGTTCATGCCCGATGTCGGTACCGCCCGCTGCGACTTTCCCGGCGGCAACGCGCATCAACTGTTCAATTCGATCCACAAACTGCTGGCCTTCCCCGCCAGCGTCAGACTCTACGTCTGCCACGACTACCCACCCGAAGGCCGCGCTGCGCACTGCCAGACCACCGTCGGCGAGCAGCGCAAAAGCAATATTCATGTGCACGACGGGATTGATGAGGCGGCGTTTGTCGAGATGCGCACCAAACGCGATGCCGGGCTGGGCATGCCGACACTGTTACTGCCGGCGATTCAGGTGAATGTGCGGGCGGGGAATTTCCCGGCGGCTGAGGACAATGGCGTGGTGTATCTGAAGATCCCGATCAATAAGCTTTAA
- the bkdR gene encoding Bkd operon transcriptional regulator BkdR, giving the protein MRKLDRTDIGILNSLQENARITNADLARSVNLSPTPCFNRVKAMEELGLIREQVTLLDADLLGLHVNVFIHVSLEKQVEEALQHFEEAISDRPEVMECYLMAGDPDYLIRVLVPTIQSLERFMMDFLTKVPGVANIRSSFALKQVRYKTALPLPANGLTLGT; this is encoded by the coding sequence ATGCGCAAACTGGACCGTACCGACATCGGCATTCTCAACAGCCTTCAGGAGAATGCGCGCATCACCAACGCCGACCTCGCACGCTCGGTGAATCTGTCGCCGACGCCGTGTTTCAACCGGGTCAAGGCGATGGAGGAATTAGGCCTGATTCGTGAGCAGGTGACACTGCTGGACGCCGACCTGCTGGGCCTGCATGTCAACGTGTTCATTCACGTCAGCCTGGAGAAGCAGGTCGAGGAGGCACTGCAGCATTTTGAAGAGGCGATTTCCGACCGCCCCGAGGTGATGGAGTGCTACCTGATGGCCGGCGACCCGGACTATCTGATCCGGGTGTTGGTGCCGACGATTCAGTCGCTGGAGCGGTTCATGATGGACTTTCTGACCAAGGTGCCGGGGGTGGCGAACATTCGGTCGAGTTTTGCGTTGAAGCAGGTGCGGTACAAGACGGCGCTGCCGTTGCCGGCGAATGGGTTGACGTTGGGGACGTGA
- a CDS encoding 3-methyl-2-oxobutanoate dehydrogenase (2-methylpropanoyl-transferring) subunit alpha — MTQAYEPLRLHVPEPSGRPGCKTDFSYLHLTDAGTVRKPSIDVEPADTADLARGLIRVLDDQGNALGPWAENVPVEILRKGMRAMLKTRIYDNRMVVAQRQKKMSFYMQSLGEEAIGSAQALALNIDDMCFPTYRQQSILMAREVPLVDLICQLLSNERDPLKGRQLPIMYSVKDAGFFTISGNLATQFIQAVGWGMASAIKGDTKIASAWIGDGATAESDFHTALTFAHVYRAPVILNVVNNQWAISTFQAIAGGEATTFAGRGVGCGIASLRVDGNDFYAVYAASAWAAERARRNLGPTMIEWVTYRAGPHSTSDDPSKYRPADDWSHFPLGDPIARLKQHLIKVGHWSEEEHAAVSAELEAEVIAAQKQAEQYGTLAGGQIPSAATMFEDVYKEMPEHLKRQRQQLGI, encoded by the coding sequence ATGACCCAAGCGTATGAACCGCTGCGTCTGCACGTCCCTGAACCTTCGGGCCGTCCAGGCTGCAAAACCGACTTCTCCTACCTGCATCTGACCGATGCCGGCACGGTGCGCAAACCTTCCATCGACGTTGAACCTGCCGACACCGCCGACCTGGCCCGTGGCCTGATCCGTGTGCTCGACGATCAAGGCAACGCTCTCGGCCCGTGGGCTGAAAACGTGCCGGTCGAGATCCTTCGCAAGGGCATGCGCGCCATGCTCAAGACGCGGATCTACGACAACCGCATGGTGGTCGCCCAGCGGCAGAAAAAAATGTCGTTCTACATGCAGAGCCTTGGCGAAGAAGCCATCGGCAGCGCCCAGGCCCTGGCCTTGAACATCGACGACATGTGCTTCCCGACCTACCGCCAGCAAAGCATCCTGATGGCCCGCGAAGTGCCGCTGGTCGACCTGATCTGCCAACTGCTGTCCAACGAGCGCGATCCGCTCAAGGGCCGCCAGTTGCCGATCATGTACTCGGTCAAGGACGCCGGTTTCTTCACCATCTCCGGCAACCTCGCCACCCAGTTCATTCAGGCCGTCGGCTGGGGCATGGCCTCGGCGATCAAGGGCGACACCAAAATCGCCTCGGCGTGGATCGGTGACGGCGCCACCGCCGAATCGGACTTCCACACCGCCCTCACCTTCGCTCACGTTTACCGCGCGCCGGTGATCCTCAACGTGGTCAACAACCAATGGGCGATCTCGACCTTCCAGGCCATCGCCGGGGGTGAAGCCACCACTTTCGCCGGACGCGGCGTTGGTTGCGGCATCGCCTCGCTGCGCGTCGACGGCAACGACTTCTACGCGGTCTACGCCGCTTCCGCCTGGGCTGCCGAACGCGCCCGGCGCAACCTCGGTCCGACCATGATCGAATGGGTCACCTACCGCGCCGGTCCGCACTCGACCTCCGACGATCCGTCCAAATACCGTCCGGCCGACGACTGGAGCCACTTCCCGCTGGGCGACCCGATTGCCCGCCTGAAGCAGCACCTGATCAAGGTCGGCCACTGGTCGGAAGAAGAGCACGCCGCCGTCAGCGCCGAGCTTGAAGCAGAAGTGATTGCCGCGCAGAAACAGGCCGAACAGTACGGCACCCTCGCCGGCGGCCAGATTCCGAGCGCCGCGACCATGTTCGAAGACGTCTACAAAGAGATGCCGGAGCACTTGAAGCGCCAGCGTCAGCAGTTGGGGATCTGA
- a CDS encoding alpha-ketoacid dehydrogenase subunit beta yields MNDHNNNIQLETAMTTTTMTMIQALRSAMDVMLERDDNVVVFGQDVGYFGGVFRCTEGLQTKYGTSRVFDAPISESGIVGVAVGMGAYGLRPVAEIQFADYVYPASDQIISEAARLRYRSAGEFTAPMTLRMPCGGGIYGGQTHSQSIEAMFTQVCGLRTVMPSNPYDAKGLLIASIENDDPVIFLEPKRLYNGPFDGHHDRPVTPWSKHPQAQVPDGYYTVPLDVAAITRPGKDVTVLTYGTTVYVSQVAAEESGVDAEVIDLRSLWPLDLETIVKSVKKTGRCVVVHEATRTCGFGAELVSLVQEHCFHHLEAPIERVTGWDTPYPHAQEWAYFPGPSRVGAALKRVMEV; encoded by the coding sequence ATGAACGATCACAACAACAATATTCAGTTGGAAACCGCCATGACCACGACCACCATGACCATGATCCAGGCCCTGCGCTCGGCCATGGATGTGATGCTTGAGCGTGATGACAACGTCGTCGTGTTCGGTCAGGACGTCGGTTACTTCGGCGGCGTGTTCCGTTGCACCGAAGGCCTGCAGACCAAGTACGGCACCTCGCGGGTATTCGACGCGCCGATTTCCGAAAGCGGCATCGTCGGTGTGGCGGTGGGCATGGGTGCATACGGCCTGCGTCCGGTCGCCGAGATTCAGTTCGCCGACTACGTTTACCCGGCTTCCGACCAGATCATTTCCGAAGCGGCGCGCCTGCGCTATCGCTCGGCCGGCGAGTTCACCGCGCCGATGACCCTGCGCATGCCTTGCGGCGGCGGCATTTATGGTGGCCAGACCCACAGTCAGAGCATCGAGGCGATGTTCACTCAGGTCTGCGGCCTGCGTACGGTCATGCCGTCCAACCCGTATGACGCCAAAGGCCTGCTGATCGCCTCCATCGAGAACGATGATCCGGTGATCTTTCTTGAGCCGAAACGCCTGTACAACGGCCCGTTCGACGGTCACCACGACCGCCCGGTAACCCCGTGGTCGAAACACCCGCAAGCGCAAGTTCCGGACGGTTACTACACCGTGCCGCTGGACGTTGCCGCGATCACCCGTCCGGGCAAGGATGTGACCGTGCTGACTTACGGCACCACCGTGTACGTGTCGCAAGTTGCCGCTGAAGAAAGTGGCGTTGACGCCGAAGTCATCGACCTGCGCAGCCTGTGGCCGCTGGATCTGGAAACCATCGTCAAGTCGGTGAAGAAAACCGGCCGCTGCGTGGTGGTGCACGAAGCCACCCGCACCTGCGGTTTCGGCGCCGAGCTGGTTTCGCTGGTGCAAGAGCATTGCTTCCATCACCTGGAAGCGCCGATCGAGCGCGTCACCGGTTGGGACACCCCCTACCCGCACGCGCAAGAGTGGGCGTATTTCCCAGGGCCGTCCCGAGTGGGCGCGGCGTTGAAACGGGTCATGGAGGTCTGA
- a CDS encoding dihydrolipoamide acetyltransferase family protein, whose amino-acid sequence MGTHVIKMPDIGEGIAEVELSQWHVKVGDLVVEDQVLADVMTDKAMVDIPSPVHGKVIALGGQPGEVMAVGSVLISIEVEGAGNLKESTAPAPVKEAPVAPKAATVVESKPAAAAAPRPAAVCQGPMVAREADERPLASPAVRKHALDLGIQLRLVRGSGPAGRVLHEDLEAYLAQGQSNASAPVAAAYAQRNGEEQIQVIGMRRKIAQRMQDATQRAAHFSYVEEIDVTAIEELRAHLNEKHGASRGKLTLLPFLVRALVVALRDFPQMNARYDDEAQVITRLGAVHVGVATQSDVGLMVPVVRHAEARSLWDSAAQISRLANAARNGKASRDELSGSTITLTSLGALGGIVSTPVLNLPEVAIVGVNKIVERPMVVKGQVVIRKMMNLSSSFDHRVVDGMDAALFIQAIRGLLEQPATLFVE is encoded by the coding sequence ATGGGCACGCACGTTATCAAGATGCCGGACATCGGCGAAGGCATCGCAGAAGTAGAACTGTCGCAGTGGCACGTCAAGGTCGGCGACCTGGTGGTTGAAGACCAGGTGCTGGCGGACGTGATGACCGACAAGGCAATGGTCGATATTCCATCGCCGGTGCACGGAAAGGTCATTGCGCTCGGCGGTCAGCCGGGTGAAGTGATGGCGGTCGGCAGTGTGCTGATCAGCATCGAGGTTGAAGGGGCCGGTAACTTGAAAGAGTCCACCGCGCCAGCACCTGTTAAAGAGGCGCCGGTTGCGCCGAAAGCTGCAACGGTGGTCGAGAGCAAACCTGCTGCCGCTGCTGCACCGCGCCCGGCTGCTGTCTGCCAAGGCCCGATGGTTGCCCGTGAAGCCGATGAACGTCCGCTGGCCTCGCCGGCCGTGCGCAAACATGCGCTGGATCTGGGCATTCAATTGCGCCTGGTACGCGGTTCCGGCCCGGCCGGTCGTGTATTGCACGAAGACCTGGAAGCCTATCTGGCGCAAGGTCAGTCAAACGCCTCGGCACCCGTGGCTGCCGCTTACGCCCAGCGTAACGGTGAAGAACAGATTCAAGTGATCGGCATGCGCCGCAAGATCGCCCAGCGCATGCAGGACGCCACCCAGCGTGCCGCGCACTTCAGCTACGTCGAAGAAATCGACGTCACCGCAATTGAAGAACTGCGCGCGCATCTGAACGAAAAACACGGCGCCAGCCGGGGCAAGTTAACCTTGCTGCCGTTCCTCGTTCGCGCACTGGTCGTGGCCCTGCGCGACTTCCCGCAGATGAACGCCCGTTACGATGACGAAGCCCAGGTCATCACCCGCCTCGGCGCGGTGCATGTCGGTGTCGCCACGCAAAGCGATGTCGGCCTGATGGTGCCGGTGGTGCGTCACGCCGAGGCGCGCAGCCTGTGGGACAGCGCCGCGCAAATCTCGCGTTTGGCTAACGCCGCACGCAATGGCAAGGCCAGCCGCGACGAATTGTCCGGCTCGACCATCACCCTGACCAGCCTCGGTGCGTTGGGCGGCATCGTCAGCACCCCGGTGCTGAACCTGCCGGAAGTGGCAATCGTCGGCGTCAACAAAATCGTCGAACGGCCAATGGTCGTCAAAGGCCAGGTGGTGATCCGCAAGATGATGAACCTCTCCAGCTCCTTCGATCACCGCGTGGTCGACGGCATGGACGCGGCGCTCTTCATCCAGGCCATTCGTGGCTTGCTCGAACAACCCGCGACCCTGTTTGTGGAGTGA
- the lpdA gene encoding dihydrolipoyl dehydrogenase: MQILNTTLLVIGGGPGGYVTAIRAGQLGISTILVEGQSLGGTCLNIGCIPSKALIHVAEQFHQTQHHSQHSALGISVAAPTLDITKSVEWKDGIVDRLTTGVAALLKKNKVQVINGWAKVIDGKTVDVGDTRIQCEHLVLATGSTSVNLPILPIGGPIISSTEALVPKSVPKRLVVVGGGYIGLELGIAYRKLGAEVSVVEAQDRILPAYDAELTQPVHDALKQLGVKLYLKHSVLGFDGTLQVRGPEGETLNLQTDQVLVAVGRKPNTQGWNLEALNLDMNGSAIKIDSRCQTSMRNVYAIGDLSGEPMLAHRAMAQGEMVAELISGKHREFNPTAIAAVCFTDPELVVVGQTPDEAKAAGLDCIVSSFPFAANGRAMTLESKSGFVRVVARRDNHVIVGWQAVGAGVSELSTAFAQSLEMGARLEDIGGTIHAHPTLGEAVQEAALRALGHALHL; encoded by the coding sequence ATGCAGATTTTGAACACCACGCTGCTGGTCATTGGCGGCGGCCCCGGCGGTTACGTCACGGCGATTCGCGCCGGGCAACTGGGCATTTCGACGATCCTGGTCGAAGGCCAATCACTGGGCGGTACATGCCTGAACATCGGTTGCATCCCGTCCAAAGCACTGATTCACGTGGCCGAGCAGTTCCACCAGACCCAACACCACAGCCAGCATTCGGCGCTGGGCATCAGCGTTGCGGCGCCGACCCTCGACATCACTAAAAGCGTCGAGTGGAAGGACGGCATTGTTGATCGCCTGACCACCGGCGTCGCGGCGCTGCTGAAAAAGAACAAGGTCCAGGTCATTAATGGCTGGGCCAAGGTCATCGACGGCAAAACCGTTGACGTCGGCGACACGCGGATCCAGTGCGAGCACTTGGTGCTCGCGACCGGTTCGACCAGCGTCAATCTGCCGATCCTGCCAATTGGCGGGCCGATCATCTCCTCTACCGAAGCGCTTGTGCCGAAATCCGTGCCAAAACGGCTGGTGGTGGTGGGCGGTGGTTACATCGGTCTGGAGCTGGGCATTGCTTATCGCAAGCTCGGCGCCGAGGTCAGCGTGGTCGAGGCGCAGGATCGCATCCTGCCGGCGTACGACGCCGAACTGACGCAACCGGTGCATGACGCGTTGAAGCAACTGGGCGTGAAGCTCTATCTCAAGCACAGCGTGCTGGGTTTCGACGGCACCTTGCAGGTGCGCGGTCCAGAAGGCGAAACCCTGAATCTGCAAACCGATCAGGTGCTGGTGGCGGTCGGGCGCAAGCCGAACACTCAGGGCTGGAACCTTGAAGCGCTGAACCTGGACATGAACGGTTCGGCGATCAAGATCGACAGCCGCTGCCAGACCAGCATGCGCAACGTCTACGCCATCGGCGACCTGAGCGGCGAACCGATGCTCGCGCACCGCGCCATGGCCCAGGGCGAAATGGTTGCCGAGCTGATCAGCGGCAAGCACCGTGAATTCAACCCGACCGCCATCGCCGCCGTGTGCTTCACCGATCCGGAACTGGTGGTGGTCGGCCAGACCCCGGACGAGGCCAAGGCTGCCGGTCTGGACTGCATCGTGTCGAGCTTCCCGTTCGCCGCCAACGGCCGGGCGATGACCCTGGAGTCGAAAAGCGGCTTCGTGCGGGTGGTCGCGCGTCGCGACAATCATGTGATTGTCGGCTGGCAGGCGGTCGGCGCAGGTGTTTCGGAGTTGTCGACCGCGTTCGCGCAAAGCCTGGAAATGGGCGCGCGGCTGGAAGACATCGGCGGCACCATTCATGCGCACCCGACACTGGGTGAAGCGGTGCAGGAAGCGGCGTTGCGTGCCCTCGGGCATGCGCTGCACCTGTAG
- a CDS encoding branched-chain amino acid aminotransferase produces the protein MGNESINWDKLGFDYIKTDKRYLSYFRNGEWDKGTLTEDNVLHISEGSTALHYGQQCFEGMKAYRCKDGSINLFRPDQNALRMQRSCARLLMPTVDTEQFIEACKAVVRANERFIPPYGTGGALYLRPFVIGVGDNIGVRTAPEFIFSIFCIPVGAYFKGGLTPHNFQISSYDRAAPQGTGAAKVGGNYAASLMPGSKAKKANFADAIYLDPMTHTKIEEVGSANFFGITHDNKFITPNSPSVLPGITRLSLIELAKTRLGLEVVEGDVLIDKLSDFKEAGACGTAAVITPIGGISYNDHLHVFHSETEVGPVTQKLYKELTGVQTGDIEAPAGWIIKV, from the coding sequence ATGGGTAACGAAAGCATCAATTGGGACAAGCTGGGTTTTGACTACATCAAGACCGACAAACGCTATCTGTCGTACTTTCGCAATGGCGAGTGGGACAAAGGCACCCTGACCGAAGACAATGTGCTGCACATCAGCGAAGGCTCGACTGCCCTTCACTATGGCCAGCAATGCTTCGAAGGCATGAAGGCCTATCGTTGCAAAGACGGCTCGATCAACCTGTTCCGCCCGGACCAGAACGCCCTGCGCATGCAACGCAGTTGCGCGCGTCTGCTGATGCCGACGGTCGACACCGAGCAGTTCATCGAAGCCTGCAAAGCCGTGGTTCGCGCCAACGAGCGTTTCATCCCGCCGTACGGCACCGGTGGCGCCCTGTACCTGCGTCCGTTCGTGATCGGCGTGGGTGACAACATCGGCGTGCGCACGGCACCCGAGTTCATCTTCTCGATCTTCTGCATCCCGGTTGGCGCCTACTTCAAGGGCGGCCTGACCCCGCACAACTTCCAGATCTCCAGCTATGACCGTGCGGCCCCACAAGGCACCGGCGCGGCCAAGGTCGGCGGCAACTACGCAGCCAGCCTGATGCCTGGCTCGAAAGCGAAAAAAGCCAACTTTGCCGACGCGATCTACCTGGACCCGATGACCCACACCAAGATCGAGGAAGTCGGTTCGGCCAACTTCTTCGGGATCACCCACGACAACAAGTTCATCACCCCGAACTCGCCGTCGGTGCTGCCAGGTATCACCCGCCTGTCGCTGATCGAACTGGCCAAGACCCGTCTGGGCCTGGAAGTGGTTGAAGGCGACGTGCTGATCGACAAGCTGTCGGACTTCAAGGAAGCCGGTGCTTGCGGTACCGCTGCAGTGATCACCCCGATCGGCGGCATCAGCTACAACGACCACCTGCACGTGTTCCACAGCGAAACCGAAGTCGGCCCGGTCACCCAGAAACTCTACAAAGAGCTGACCGGCGTGCAGACCGGCGACATCGAAGCGCCAGCGGGCTGGATCATCAAGGTTTGA
- a CDS encoding LysR substrate-binding domain-containing protein, with product MKNQLPPLNAVRAFAVAARHQSFSLAAEELHVSHSAVSRHVKLLEEHLGVLLFERRVRQSLLTPAGQRFYQQVSAGLAQIADAAAELKQQAARPMVKINVRPSFALLWLTPRLADFTAQHPHIEPQVITQTQSPDPARDDFDIVIRRGRDDWAPSLEAQALFEDELVLVAAPALIERLPLANLAGLSAHILLTVRARREDWHHWAMHFGQGQSCTQVIRQFDYMHRVLEAAVEGEGLALCPTTLLGTHLSSGRLVCPLPDLRMPLPRYYYGIAPQASAHTNVFIEWLHNQRP from the coding sequence ATGAAAAATCAACTTCCCCCGCTCAATGCGGTTCGCGCTTTTGCTGTAGCTGCCCGCCATCAGAGCTTCAGTCTGGCGGCCGAAGAACTGCATGTCAGCCACAGTGCAGTCAGCCGCCACGTCAAACTGCTTGAAGAGCACCTGGGCGTCTTGCTGTTTGAACGGCGTGTTCGGCAATCGCTGTTGACACCGGCCGGCCAGCGTTTTTATCAGCAAGTCAGTGCGGGTCTGGCGCAGATTGCCGACGCCGCTGCCGAGTTGAAACAGCAGGCGGCGCGGCCGATGGTCAAGATCAATGTCCGGCCGTCCTTCGCCCTGTTATGGCTCACGCCTCGATTGGCGGACTTCACGGCGCAGCATCCGCATATCGAGCCGCAGGTGATCACTCAGACCCAGTCCCCCGATCCGGCACGGGATGATTTCGACATTGTCATCCGTCGTGGCCGCGACGACTGGGCGCCGTCGCTTGAGGCGCAGGCATTGTTCGAAGACGAGTTGGTGCTGGTCGCGGCGCCGGCATTGATTGAGCGACTGCCGTTGGCAAACCTCGCAGGTCTCAGTGCTCATATCTTGCTGACCGTCAGGGCGCGGCGCGAAGACTGGCATCACTGGGCCATGCACTTCGGGCAAGGCCAGAGCTGCACGCAGGTTATCCGCCAGTTTGATTACATGCACCGGGTACTTGAGGCTGCTGTGGAGGGCGAGGGTCTCGCGCTGTGTCCGACCACGTTGCTGGGCACGCATTTGTCGAGCGGTCGGCTGGTCTGCCCGTTGCCGGACTTGCGCATGCCACTGCCTCGTTATTACTACGGCATTGCACCGCAAGCGTCGGCGCACACCAACGTGTTCATTGAGTGGTTACACAACCAGCGCCCATGA